The following are encoded together in the Labeo rohita strain BAU-BD-2019 chromosome 17, IGBB_LRoh.1.0, whole genome shotgun sequence genome:
- the clec14a gene encoding C-type lectin domain family 14 member A — MELWTGLYLVSLLTIARCLLVSSYTVHLNKLSFENAQNYCEPGSFLTNIPNEKEMEKILKTIWDMNSKNATSFWIGLKRNKGTCLQKNLPLRGFHWTVDNSTQSDIKTWKTEPSGSCASLRCGLLSVEYSNSGTKTYWFVDASCRHEYPFICKRNKLACPRPEILGSRDMIEPKNDPYTRQIYCRSGPRFNLTCSKDLVWTVAGHENVDISQLCLGCNKGYRRDASGNCADVNECEESKPCEQECQNTEGSYKCLCSYNDDGICNEPSQSPTTTLKNRDKSVLTQPTSPPDDVRTNKTAVHTDESAGDISNIVVPVIIALLIFIVLLVIVAAIVKGCLRRRSIKLAQRKAEAVALNGSSSMEKVNEKEET; from the coding sequence ATGGAGCTCTGGACGGGATTATATCTTGTGAGCCTCCTCACCATCGCACGTTGTTTGCTCGTATCGTCCTACACTGTTCATTTGAACAAACTCTCATTCGAAAATGCTCAGAATTATTGCGAACCTGGAAGTTTCCTGACCAACATTCCAAATGAGAAGGAAATGGAGAAGATTCTAAAAACCATCTGGGATATGAATAGCAAAAACGCCACGTCATTTTGGATCGGACTAAAGAGAAATAAAGGCACCTGTTTACAAAAGAATTTGCCTCTTAGGGGATTCCACTGGACGGTGGACAACAGCACTCAATCTGACATTAAAACCTGGAAAACTGAACCTTCAGGATCTTGCGCAAGTCTTCGCTGTGGGCTGCTTTCAGTGGAATACAGTAACTCTGGCACAAAAACCTATTGGTTTGTGGATGCTTCCTGCAGACACGAATATCCTTTCATTTGCAAACGAAACAAGCTGGCTTGTCCTCGACCAGAAATACTCGGCTCACGTGACATGATCGAGCCAAAAAATGATCCGTATACACGTCAGATTTATTGCCGTTCTGGTCCCAGGTTTAACCTGACATGCTCCAAAGATCTAGTGTGGACTGTGGCCGGACACGAAAACGTGGATATATCGCAACTCTGCCTGGGGTGCAATAAAGGCTACAGGAGGGATGCATCCGGAAACTGTGCGGATGTAAATGAATGCGAAGAATCCAAACCATGCGAGCAGGAATGCCAGAACACAGAAGGGTCCTACAAATGTCTATGTTCGTACAATGACGACGGCATTTGTAATGAACCATCGCAGTCACCCACAACCACTCTGAAAAACAGGGACAAATCTGTGCTAACTCAACCTACGTCTCCACCTGATGATGTCAGAACTAACAAGACAGCCGTGCACACTGACGAGAGCGCTGGAGACATTTCAAATATTGTAGTACCTGTGATTATAGCTCTGTTGATTTTCATAGTGCTGCTGGTGATTGTGGCGGCCATCGTGAAAGGATGCCTCAGGAGGAGATCCATAAAACTGGCCCAGAGGAAGGCGGAGGCTGTGGCTCTGAATGGATCCAGCTCCATGGAGAAGGTGAATGAAAAAGAGGAAACCTAA